The Achromobacter deleyi genome has a window encoding:
- a CDS encoding CaiB/BaiF CoA transferase family protein, with protein MTSSSPSPAGALGDVRILDLTSVVFGPYASQILADYGADVIKVEAPGGDSTRHTGPAQEPGLAAIFLGLNRNKRSVVLDLKQAAARQALLTMADQADVLMHSMRPAKMAALGLDPATLCARNPRLVYAGLYGFGEGGAYDGRPAYDDIIQGLSGFADLVDRQTGTPRYLPTVAADKTCGLIAAHAILAALYQRSRTGLGQQLEVPMFESMASYALVEHYYGRHLADEPGEAGYPRVLTPWRRPCQTANGHVCLMPYTDLHWRNFFIAAHRPDLAQDARFADISARTRHIETLYELLAGIVAGHDTAYWLALCERLEIPAAPVNRLQDLETDPHLQSVDFFVPLESASGSQYRFPRNPVRLQQSQVPPAMPPRLGEHTLAVLRQAGLAEADITALLRTGAARDALSPNNDHRKDPA; from the coding sequence ATGACATCCTCTTCCCCCTCCCCCGCCGGCGCGCTGGGCGACGTGCGCATCCTGGACCTGACGTCCGTGGTGTTCGGCCCCTATGCGTCGCAGATACTTGCCGATTACGGCGCGGACGTGATCAAGGTCGAAGCCCCCGGCGGCGACTCCACGCGGCACACCGGACCGGCGCAGGAACCGGGCCTGGCCGCCATTTTCCTGGGCCTGAACCGCAACAAGCGCAGCGTCGTGCTGGACCTGAAGCAGGCCGCGGCGCGGCAGGCGCTGCTGACGATGGCGGACCAGGCCGACGTGCTGATGCACAGCATGCGCCCGGCCAAGATGGCCGCGCTGGGACTGGACCCCGCCACGCTGTGCGCGCGCAACCCGCGGCTGGTGTATGCCGGCCTGTATGGCTTTGGCGAAGGCGGCGCCTACGACGGCCGGCCGGCCTACGACGACATCATCCAGGGCCTGTCGGGTTTCGCCGACCTGGTCGACCGTCAGACCGGCACGCCGCGCTACCTGCCCACCGTGGCCGCGGACAAGACCTGCGGCCTGATCGCCGCGCACGCCATCCTGGCCGCGCTGTACCAGCGTTCCCGCACCGGACTCGGCCAGCAGCTGGAGGTGCCCATGTTCGAAAGCATGGCGTCCTATGCGCTGGTCGAGCATTACTACGGCAGGCACCTGGCCGACGAACCGGGCGAAGCCGGCTACCCGCGCGTGCTCACGCCCTGGCGCAGGCCCTGCCAGACGGCCAATGGCCATGTCTGCCTGATGCCCTACACAGACCTCCACTGGCGCAACTTCTTCATCGCCGCCCACCGCCCCGACCTTGCGCAAGACGCGCGCTTTGCCGACATTTCCGCCCGTACGCGGCATATCGAGACGCTCTACGAACTGCTGGCGGGCATCGTCGCCGGACACGACACCGCCTACTGGCTGGCCCTGTGCGAACGGCTGGAGATTCCCGCCGCCCCCGTCAACCGGCTGCAGGACCTGGAGACCGACCCGCACCTGCAGAGCGTGGATTTCTTCGTGCCCCTGGAGAGCGCATCGGGCAGCCAATACCGGTTTCCCCGCAACCCGGTGCGCCTGCAGCAGTCCCAGGTGCCGCCCGCGATGCCGCCGCGCCTGGGCGAGCACACGCTGGCCGTGCTGCGCCAGGCCGGACTGGCCGAAGCCGATATCACCGCGCTGCTGCGGACGGGCGCCGCCCGCGACGCGCTTTCCCCAAACAACGACCACCGCAAGGATCCCGCATGA
- a CDS encoding LysR family transcriptional regulator: MAIDLRQLRQFVTIAELGSYRRAADTLHIAQPALSVSIQKLEHAVGVPLLVRGAKGVTTTPAGEALMADARRALFHTDQARQAARRVALGEWGTLRLGFVGSATYMLLPRCLPAFRAQYPDVQLDLREDSTVGLVAMLRANEIDAGLVRGPLAEDSALDSWVVERDDLILAVPAGHPLAAAGPVALERVRSENFVLYSPAKVPGLNGVTLALCHKAGFSPRISQVAIQVQTLVSLVASGMGLALVPGVTRAYSTPHVAFVPLTDADASGALSLSLVTHRDTSCASVLRLRDSMLAP, from the coding sequence ATGGCTATAGATTTACGGCAGCTTCGGCAGTTCGTGACCATTGCCGAATTGGGGAGTTACCGCCGCGCCGCCGACACGCTGCACATCGCGCAGCCGGCCCTGTCGGTGTCGATCCAGAAGCTCGAGCATGCGGTGGGCGTGCCGCTGCTGGTGCGCGGCGCCAAGGGCGTGACTACGACACCCGCCGGGGAAGCGTTGATGGCCGACGCCCGCCGCGCGCTGTTCCATACCGACCAGGCCCGCCAGGCCGCGCGCCGCGTGGCCTTGGGTGAATGGGGCACGCTGCGGCTGGGCTTTGTCGGATCGGCCACGTACATGTTGCTGCCGCGCTGCCTGCCGGCGTTTCGCGCGCAGTACCCGGACGTGCAGCTGGACCTGCGCGAGGACAGCACGGTCGGGCTGGTGGCCATGCTGCGCGCCAATGAAATCGACGCGGGCCTGGTGCGCGGGCCGCTGGCCGAAGACTCCGCGCTGGACTCCTGGGTGGTCGAGCGCGACGACCTGATCCTGGCGGTGCCCGCCGGGCATCCGCTGGCCGCCGCCGGCCCGGTCGCCCTGGAGCGCGTGCGGTCCGAGAACTTCGTGCTGTATTCGCCCGCCAAGGTGCCCGGCCTGAATGGGGTGACGCTGGCGCTGTGCCACAAGGCCGGGTTCTCGCCACGCATCAGCCAGGTGGCGATCCAGGTGCAGACGCTGGTCAGCCTGGTGGCCAGCGGCATGGGGCTGGCGCTGGTGCCGGGGGTGACGCGCGCATACTCCACGCCGCATGTGGCGTTTGTGCCGTTGACCGATGCCGATGCCAGCGGCGCGCTGTCGCTGTCGCTGGTGACGCATCGCGACACGTCGTGCGCATCGGTGCTGCGGTTGCGCGACAGCATGCTGGCGCCTTGA
- a CDS encoding AAA family ATPase, which produces MKYEQLRALAPAPGQDPDYAACLAAFPALELAKTTPQDPRYHGEGDVWTHTRMVVDALLALPQYQAAPRADQEVVFLAALLHDIAKHSTTVVDPVTGAIGQPGHSRKGAIDARIALWDAGVPFGVREAVCRLIAVHQVPFFALEGSRRGKPPEFIVRELSWQLSIPLLAMLAEADMRGRICQDAARVLDNIALFCELARDEGCFGQPRAFADAHTAVSYFRGADVHPDYALFQEPGSRVVVMSGLPASGKNTWVAANHPGMPVISFDDAREELGLRHGKNEGMVAHLAIDRAKALLRSKAPFVWNATNLSELMRKKTLDLLYAYHAEVELVYLEKPRAELLRRNSGRDTSLSNKTLTGMLHRWDLPLPTEAHRVVYAV; this is translated from the coding sequence ATGAAATACGAACAACTGCGCGCCCTGGCGCCCGCCCCGGGGCAGGACCCGGATTACGCGGCCTGCCTGGCGGCGTTTCCCGCGCTGGAACTGGCCAAGACCACGCCGCAAGATCCCCGTTATCACGGCGAGGGCGACGTGTGGACCCATACGCGGATGGTGGTGGACGCGTTGCTCGCGCTGCCGCAATACCAGGCGGCCCCGCGCGCCGACCAGGAGGTGGTGTTTCTTGCCGCCTTGCTGCACGACATCGCCAAGCACAGCACCACGGTCGTGGACCCGGTCACGGGCGCCATCGGCCAGCCGGGCCATTCGCGCAAGGGCGCCATCGACGCGCGCATCGCGCTGTGGGATGCCGGCGTGCCGTTTGGCGTGCGCGAAGCGGTATGCCGGCTCATCGCCGTGCACCAGGTGCCGTTCTTCGCGCTGGAAGGATCGCGCCGGGGCAAGCCGCCGGAGTTCATCGTGCGCGAGCTCTCATGGCAGTTGAGCATCCCGCTGCTGGCGATGCTGGCCGAAGCCGACATGCGTGGCCGCATCTGCCAGGACGCGGCGCGCGTGCTGGACAACATCGCGCTCTTTTGCGAGCTGGCGCGCGACGAGGGATGCTTTGGCCAGCCCCGCGCGTTCGCCGACGCCCATACCGCCGTCAGCTATTTCCGCGGCGCCGACGTGCATCCCGACTACGCCTTGTTCCAGGAACCGGGATCGCGGGTCGTCGTGATGTCCGGACTGCCGGCGTCCGGCAAGAACACCTGGGTCGCGGCAAACCACCCCGGCATGCCGGTCATCTCGTTTGACGACGCCCGGGAAGAACTGGGCCTGCGCCACGGCAAGAACGAAGGCATGGTCGCGCACCTGGCCATCGACCGCGCGAAAGCCCTGCTGCGCAGCAAGGCGCCCTTTGTGTGGAATGCGACCAATCTCAGCGAACTGATGCGCAAGAAGACGCTGGATCTGCTCTACGCCTACCACGCGGAAGTGGAGCTGGTGTACCTGGAGAAGCCGCGCGCCGAATTGCTGCGCCGCAATTCCGGGCGCGACACGTCGCTGTCCAACAAGACACTGACAGGCATGCTGCATCGCTGGGACCTGCCGCTGCCGACCGAAGCGCACCGGGTGGTGTACGCGGTGTAG
- a CDS encoding RNA ligase family protein produces the protein MTLDFCAYAQSLDLFRYPRTPHLEGSRLQDGDEGHGHVPYRKLAGQTLVVEEKLDGANTGISFSPSGELLLQSRGHYLVGGGRERQFSFIKAWARAHADWLLERLEDRYVMYGETLSKKHSVFYDALPHHFFEFDVLDRRTGDFLSTDARRTLLAGGPVLSVPVLYEGAAPARLRDLKALLQPSLAKTPNWREAFDATVLREGHDLARAWKQCDKSDLSEGLYIKAEADGKTIARYKWVRPDFVQAILDSDMHHSEQPYVPNLLADGVDLYSPRLALDWETLRAARAD, from the coding sequence ATGACGCTCGATTTCTGCGCCTACGCGCAATCGCTGGACCTGTTCCGATACCCCCGCACTCCCCACCTGGAAGGCTCGCGCCTGCAAGACGGGGACGAAGGCCATGGCCACGTGCCCTACCGCAAGCTTGCGGGCCAGACGCTGGTCGTCGAAGAAAAGCTGGACGGCGCCAACACCGGCATCAGCTTCAGCCCCTCCGGAGAACTGCTGCTGCAGTCCCGCGGCCACTATCTGGTCGGCGGCGGCCGCGAACGGCAATTCAGCTTCATCAAGGCCTGGGCCCGCGCGCACGCGGACTGGCTGCTGGAACGGCTGGAGGACCGCTACGTGATGTACGGCGAAACGCTGTCGAAAAAGCATTCCGTGTTCTACGACGCCCTGCCCCATCACTTTTTTGAGTTCGACGTGCTGGACCGGCGGACGGGTGATTTCCTGTCGACGGACGCGCGCCGGACGCTCCTGGCGGGCGGCCCGGTGCTGTCGGTGCCGGTGCTGTACGAAGGCGCGGCCCCCGCCAGGCTGCGTGACCTGAAGGCCCTGCTCCAGCCCTCGCTGGCCAAGACGCCCAACTGGCGCGAGGCCTTCGACGCCACCGTGCTGCGCGAAGGCCACGACCTGGCCCGGGCCTGGAAGCAGTGCGACAAGTCGGACCTGTCCGAAGGGCTTTACATCAAGGCCGAGGCGGACGGCAAGACCATCGCCCGCTACAAATGGGTGCGTCCCGACTTCGTGCAGGCCATTCTGGATTCGGACATGCACCATTCGGAGCAGCCCTATGTGCCCAACCTGCTGGCCGACGGCGTGGATCTGTATTCGCCCCGGCTTGCGCTGGACTGGGAAACGCTGCGTGCCGCCCGCGCGGACTGA
- a CDS encoding metallophosphoesterase — MFHVIAGLIALYVIWRFVWPLAWPKAAKLLLAALLLLAAEHHLVTRNFFGTMASPEVPGGVLMLLGWAFGALILLALLLLVKDVAGLLLSAFSRRRGQALLACPRLRAGLAAAALGLSALGVWQAVRVPDVKTIEVALPGLPPAFDGFRIVHLTDLHASRLLQADWMQAVVARANALEPDLTLITGDLVDGTPEARAADVQPLRDLRAPQGVIAIPGNHEYYAEYIGWLKTFEQLGLRMLLNEHMTIARDGQSLVLAGITDSAASRVGQPLPDIDAAMAGVPPSAPVILLSHRPVGAARHAQAGASLQLSGHTHGGQILGPHLLTQWANEGYVSGMYQVGGMQLYVSNGAGLWNGFPIRLGRPSEITRIVLRSAPPA; from the coding sequence GTGTTTCATGTCATCGCAGGCCTCATCGCCCTCTACGTCATCTGGCGTTTCGTCTGGCCGCTGGCCTGGCCCAAAGCGGCAAAGCTGCTGCTGGCGGCGCTGCTGCTGCTGGCCGCCGAGCATCACCTCGTCACGCGCAACTTCTTCGGAACCATGGCCTCGCCCGAAGTGCCCGGCGGCGTCCTGATGCTGCTGGGCTGGGCATTCGGCGCGCTCATCCTGCTTGCCTTGCTGCTGCTCGTCAAAGACGTGGCGGGCTTGCTGCTGTCCGCGTTCTCGCGCCGCCGCGGGCAGGCCCTGCTGGCCTGCCCCCGATTGCGCGCGGGCCTGGCCGCCGCCGCCCTGGGACTGTCCGCGCTGGGTGTCTGGCAGGCGGTCCGCGTGCCGGACGTCAAGACGATCGAGGTCGCGCTGCCCGGCCTGCCGCCCGCATTCGACGGGTTTCGCATTGTTCATCTGACCGACCTGCACGCCAGCCGCCTGCTGCAGGCGGACTGGATGCAGGCTGTCGTCGCCCGCGCCAACGCCCTGGAGCCGGACCTGACGCTGATCACCGGCGACCTGGTTGACGGCACGCCCGAGGCGCGCGCCGCCGACGTGCAGCCCCTGCGCGACCTGCGCGCCCCGCAAGGCGTGATCGCGATCCCGGGCAACCACGAGTACTACGCCGAATACATCGGCTGGCTCAAGACGTTCGAGCAACTGGGCCTGCGTATGCTGCTCAACGAACATATGACCATCGCGCGCGACGGCCAGTCCCTGGTGCTGGCTGGCATCACCGACAGCGCCGCGTCGCGCGTCGGCCAGCCGCTGCCGGATATCGACGCGGCCATGGCGGGCGTCCCGCCCTCGGCCCCGGTGATCCTGCTGAGCCACCGCCCCGTGGGCGCGGCACGCCATGCGCAGGCCGGCGCCAGCCTGCAGCTGTCCGGCCACACGCACGGCGGACAGATCCTGGGCCCGCACCTGCTCACCCAATGGGCCAACGAAGGCTACGTGTCAGGCATGTACCAGGTGGGCGGCATGCAACTCTACGTGAGCAATGGCGCCGGCCTGTGGAACGGCTTTCCCATCAGGCTGGGCCGGCCATCCGAGATCACGCGGATCGTGCTGCGCTCGGCGCCGCCGGCCTAG
- a CDS encoding GNAT family N-acetyltransferase has product MLVRPARPEDAAMLPAIETSAGNLFRTVPGLEWIAEDEVLPEAAHRRLIALGTVWVAQAGSGELQGFVSAETFGEELHIWELAVEAGCQQMGIGRRLVEKACQHASDHGLSAVTLTTFRDLPWNAPWYARLGFGQVEAAHGSRLAQVLEAEARHGLPMERRVALRLPVSPAKKRVALDSSPSM; this is encoded by the coding sequence ATGCTAGTTCGTCCCGCCCGCCCCGAAGATGCCGCCATGCTGCCCGCGATCGAAACGTCTGCGGGCAATCTGTTCCGTACCGTTCCCGGTCTGGAATGGATAGCCGAAGACGAGGTGTTGCCGGAAGCCGCGCATCGGCGGCTGATAGCGTTGGGAACCGTCTGGGTTGCGCAGGCGGGCAGCGGGGAGCTGCAGGGCTTCGTCAGCGCCGAGACCTTCGGCGAGGAACTGCACATCTGGGAGCTCGCCGTCGAGGCGGGATGCCAGCAGATGGGCATCGGCAGACGGCTGGTGGAAAAGGCCTGCCAGCACGCGTCGGACCACGGCCTGTCGGCGGTGACCCTGACGACGTTCCGCGACCTGCCCTGGAACGCGCCCTGGTACGCCAGGCTGGGATTCGGGCAGGTCGAGGCGGCGCATGGCTCGCGGCTTGCGCAGGTGCTGGAGGCCGAGGCGCGTCACGGATTGCCAATGGAGCGGCGCGTGGCGTTGCGGCTGCCGGTCAGCCCCGCGAAGAAGCGGGTCGCGTTGGACTCCAGCCCTTCGATGTAG
- a CDS encoding histone deacetylase family protein, translated as MKAYFHDDQKLHHPQTYFSRGKMRTPQEVPLRLDGLVQAARKLGFDVQAPADHGAGALSAVHTLDYLRFLQDAHDDWKKLPGDWGDEVVSNVFVREPNALRGVLAKAGRYLADGSCPVGPKTWHSAYWSAQCAIAGAEALLAGDHDAYAICRPPGHHARRDAAGGFCYLNNAAIAAQRLRSKFARVAILDTDMHHGQGIQEIFYERSDVLYVSIHGDPENFYPVVAGFEDERGAGAGYGYNVNLPMPHGSPESVFFDRLAQARRAIDLFQPDAIVLSLGFDIFEKDPQAMVSVTEDGFERLGREVGDLQRPTLIVQEGGYYIEGLESNATRFFAGLTGSRNATRRSIGNP; from the coding sequence ATGAAGGCATACTTCCACGACGATCAGAAGCTCCACCACCCGCAGACCTACTTCTCGCGCGGCAAGATGCGCACGCCGCAGGAAGTGCCCTTGCGCCTGGACGGCCTGGTGCAGGCGGCCCGCAAGCTGGGTTTCGATGTACAGGCGCCGGCCGATCATGGCGCCGGCGCGCTGTCGGCCGTGCATACGCTGGACTACCTGCGCTTCCTGCAGGACGCCCACGACGACTGGAAGAAGCTGCCGGGAGACTGGGGCGACGAAGTGGTTTCCAATGTGTTCGTGCGCGAGCCCAACGCGCTGCGCGGCGTGCTGGCGAAGGCGGGGCGCTACCTGGCCGACGGCAGTTGCCCGGTCGGCCCGAAGACCTGGCATTCCGCGTACTGGTCGGCGCAATGCGCGATTGCGGGAGCCGAGGCGCTGCTGGCCGGCGACCACGACGCCTACGCCATCTGCCGCCCGCCCGGCCACCATGCCCGGCGCGATGCCGCAGGCGGCTTCTGCTACCTGAACAATGCGGCGATCGCAGCGCAACGCCTGAGGTCGAAGTTTGCGCGCGTCGCCATCCTGGACACCGATATGCATCACGGACAAGGCATCCAGGAAATCTTCTACGAGCGCAGCGACGTGCTCTACGTGTCCATCCACGGCGACCCCGAGAACTTCTACCCGGTGGTGGCGGGCTTTGAAGACGAGCGCGGCGCAGGCGCAGGCTACGGCTACAACGTCAACCTGCCCATGCCTCACGGTTCGCCCGAGTCGGTGTTCTTCGACCGGCTGGCCCAGGCGCGCCGCGCGATCGACCTGTTCCAGCCCGATGCCATCGTGTTGTCGCTGGGCTTCGATATCTTCGAAAAAGATCCCCAGGCCATGGTGAGCGTGACCGAGGACGGCTTCGAGCGCCTGGGCCGCGAAGTCGGCGACTTGCAGCGGCCGACCTTGATCGTGCAGGAGGGCGGCTACTACATCGAAGGGCTGGAGTCCAACGCGACCCGCTTCTTCGCGGGGCTGACCGGCAGCCGCAACGCCACGCGCCGCTCCATTGGCAATCCGTGA
- a CDS encoding sigma-70 family RNA polymerase sigma factor: MPTSEQTPAVAVQRLYDAHHGWLFGWLRRRLGNSADAADLAQDTFVGLLGAYRRRAMPDMREPRAYLTTIAKRLMVDLYRRHALEQAYLEVLAALPARHAPSEEQRLAILQTLREVDALLAALPDKVRAAFLLSQLDGLTYEQIGVEMGISVRTVKRYMAEAFTHCILAAP, from the coding sequence ATGCCGACCTCCGAGCAGACTCCCGCCGTCGCCGTGCAGCGTCTTTATGACGCACATCATGGCTGGCTGTTCGGTTGGCTGCGGCGGCGCCTGGGCAATAGCGCGGATGCGGCGGACCTGGCGCAGGACACCTTCGTCGGCCTGCTCGGCGCCTACCGGCGGCGCGCCATGCCCGACATGCGCGAGCCTCGGGCCTATCTGACGACCATCGCCAAGCGCCTGATGGTGGACCTGTACCGGCGCCATGCGCTGGAGCAGGCATACCTGGAAGTCCTGGCCGCGCTGCCGGCGCGCCACGCGCCATCCGAAGAGCAGCGCCTGGCGATTCTGCAGACCCTGCGCGAAGTGGACGCCTTGCTGGCGGCGCTGCCCGACAAGGTCAGGGCGGCATTCCTGCTGTCGCAGCTGGACGGTTTGACCTACGAGCAGATCGGCGTCGAGATGGGCATCAGCGTCCGCACGGTCAAGCGCTACATGGCCGAAGCCTTCACGCACTGCATCCTGGCCGCGCCATGA
- a CDS encoding FecR domain-containing protein: MSAAPGSIDPEIAGEAASWLVRLHSGRFSEADRQACERWRQRSAEHDLAWTRAQAVLAKLGGLPSGLGRATVDATASRRTGLRVLAGLIVATPAGWLAWRAAPRQWTADYATRSGERRRIELPDGSLLVLNTASAVDLDYTGEQRLLRLVAGEILLRSAHSRPPDPRPLLVRTAEGSVQPLGTYFAVRQMEARSRVTVIEGRVRVQPRAALAGVVLEAGQSTDFSAEAAQPAAASTHPPQAWLDGVLYADNLRLADFLQELARYRPGLLRCDPEVADLRISGGFQVDDTDAVLLAVSRALPVRVVYRTRYWVSVTAS, from the coding sequence ATGAGCGCCGCGCCCGGTTCGATCGACCCAGAGATCGCTGGCGAGGCCGCCAGCTGGCTGGTGCGGCTGCACTCCGGCCGGTTTTCGGAAGCCGACCGCCAAGCCTGCGAGCGCTGGCGCCAGCGCAGCGCCGAGCACGACCTTGCATGGACGCGGGCTCAGGCGGTATTGGCCAAACTGGGCGGCCTGCCATCGGGCCTGGGACGCGCCACGGTGGACGCGACGGCGTCGCGGCGAACCGGGCTGCGCGTATTGGCCGGCCTGATCGTGGCGACGCCGGCCGGCTGGCTGGCGTGGCGCGCGGCGCCGCGGCAATGGACCGCCGATTACGCCACGCGCAGCGGCGAACGCCGCCGGATCGAGTTGCCCGATGGCAGCCTGCTGGTGCTCAACACCGCCAGCGCCGTGGATCTGGACTACACGGGCGAGCAGCGCCTGCTGCGGCTGGTGGCGGGCGAGATACTGCTGCGTTCGGCCCATTCCAGGCCGCCAGATCCCAGACCCTTGCTGGTGCGCACCGCCGAAGGCAGCGTGCAGCCGCTGGGTACGTACTTCGCGGTCAGGCAGATGGAGGCGCGCAGCCGTGTGACCGTCATCGAGGGGCGGGTGCGGGTGCAGCCGCGCGCGGCGCTCGCGGGCGTGGTCCTGGAGGCAGGACAAAGCACCGACTTCTCCGCCGAGGCCGCGCAACCGGCCGCCGCCAGCACACATCCGCCGCAGGCCTGGCTGGATGGCGTGCTGTACGCGGACAACTTGCGGCTTGCCGATTTCCTGCAAGAGCTTGCCCGCTATCGGCCTGGGCTGCTGCGCTGCGATCCGGAGGTGGCCGACCTGCGCATTTCCGGCGGCTTCCAGGTAGACGACACCGACGCCGTACTGCTTGCCGTGTCGCGCGCCCTGCCGGTGCGGGTGGTGTATCGGACCCGTTATTGGGTCAGCGTCACGGCGTCTTGA